From a region of the Daphnia magna isolate NIES linkage group LG1, ASM2063170v1.1, whole genome shotgun sequence genome:
- the LOC116936671 gene encoding putative nuclease HARBI1: protein MLWISLQFYAAGSFQTVKNDFQEIALMPEVFGCIDGTHISIVRPKNHEKAYVNRKNYHSLNVQATCEANHRFLSKKCHVLHGEIKMSPTKASWITVDCCLLHNIAIDRKMPLDEDSIELEIDNVDNIV, encoded by the exons ATGCTTTGGATTTCGTTGCAGTTTTATGCAGCTGGTTCTTTCCAAACC GTAAAGAATGATTTTCAAGAAATCGCTCTTATGCCAGAGGTCTTTGGGTGTATTGATGGAACACATATTAGTATTGTCAGACCTAAGAACCACGAAAAAGCCTATGtaaatcgtaaaaattatCATTCTTTAAATGTACAG GCTACATGCGAGGCAAATCATCGATTTCTTAGC aaaaaatgtcacGTGTTACATGGTGAGATAAAGATGTCACCGACGAAAGCATCTTG GATTACGGTAGATTGTTGTCTTCTACATAATATTGCAATCGATCGGAAAATGCCACTAGACGAGGACAGCATAGAGTTAGAAATCGATAATGTAGATAACATTGTATGA